In one Flavobacteriales bacterium genomic region, the following are encoded:
- a CDS encoding energy transducer TonB, which translates to MSDVALAKMWDSIALEKLLRDSLQYPQSAREDGITGIVYVAWQFDEIGKVQDLKIVRGVRHDIDEEALRLVKLIDHVNVDLPRDKDGKVIPMQYTSPVKFRLN; encoded by the coding sequence GTGTCTGACGTTGCACTTGCTAAAATGTGGGACAGCATTGCTCTTGAAAAGCTTCTACGTGACAGTTTACAGTATCCGCAATCTGCGCGGGAAGATGGAATAACTGGAATTGTTTACGTGGCATGGCAGTTTGACGAAATTGGAAAGGTTCAAGACCTGAAAATTGTAAGAGGAGTTCGACACGACATTGACGAGGAAGCTCTCAGGTTGGTGAAATTAATTGACCACGTGAATGTTGACTTACCAAGAGACAAAGACGGAAAGGTTATTCCAATGCAATACACCTCGCCAGTGAAATTTCGACTGAA